The proteins below come from a single Corynebacterium cystitidis genomic window:
- a CDS encoding spermidine synthase produces the protein MARKQQENHSYEIDTGIAEVVEEPDGSVTLLVNGVPSSNNVAGAPERLEFEYMRWIVAAVEEFAPAELKRPRLTHLGGAGCSLARYFAHVWPTSRNTVVEIDMELAQLVRQIFDIPKSPSVKIRVGDAREETTNFYPSSRDVIIRDVFAGASTPRNLTTVEFFSAARASLADDGLYVANCGSHADLINAKDELAGMCEVFPDVAVIADPPMLKGRRYGNIILLGANRRLVDDGALTRRLLQGAVPAHFKDAAWATALARKGTARHDTRHDAQLFGTC, from the coding sequence ATGGCCAGAAAACAGCAGGAAAACCACTCCTACGAGATAGATACCGGCATCGCCGAGGTCGTCGAGGAACCGGACGGGTCGGTCACTCTTTTGGTCAACGGGGTACCCTCCTCCAATAATGTTGCCGGCGCTCCGGAACGCCTGGAGTTCGAATACATGCGGTGGATTGTGGCAGCTGTCGAAGAGTTCGCTCCCGCAGAGCTCAAGCGGCCCCGTCTGACTCATCTCGGCGGCGCTGGATGCTCCTTAGCACGCTATTTCGCACACGTTTGGCCAACATCACGCAATACGGTAGTTGAGATCGATATGGAATTAGCCCAGCTCGTAAGGCAGATATTTGATATTCCCAAGTCCCCTTCCGTTAAGATTCGCGTCGGCGACGCCCGTGAGGAAACCACTAACTTCTACCCGTCGAGCAGGGATGTCATCATCCGCGATGTCTTCGCGGGCGCGTCCACGCCCCGCAACCTCACGACAGTTGAATTCTTCTCTGCGGCCAGGGCATCGCTTGCCGACGACGGCCTCTACGTTGCCAACTGTGGCTCTCACGCAGATCTTATTAACGCCAAGGACGAGCTCGCGGGAATGTGCGAAGTGTTCCCTGACGTGGCTGTTATCGCTGATCCGCCCATGCTGAAAGGGCGCCGTTACGGCAATATCATCCTGCTGGGTGCCAATCGGCGCCTAGTCGATGATGGAGCGTTGACTCGGCGGCTTTTGCAGGGCGCCGTTCCCGCTCATTTTAAGGATGCTGCGTGGGCAACTGCGCTTGC